A segment of the Echinicola strongylocentroti genome:
GGGGATTGACGATATTCGGAATACCACAACAATTACATTAGCGGATATTCCCAATAACCAAGCACTGGTAAAGCAACGTTACTATGCTTTCTTTGCTGATCTTACCTTTGATTACAAGACTTTCGCATCCATTAATTTTGTGGGAAGAAACGATGTTTCTTCCACGTTGCCAGCAGAAAACAGAAGTTACCTGTATGGTGGCGTTAATGGTTCTTTTGAGTTTACCGAGGCATTCAACCTAAACGGAAGGACGGTTAATTTTGGTTCATTGAGAATAGGTTATACCAAGGTAGGTAATGAGGCACGCCCCTATCAGACCATTAATGTATTCAATGCCAATAGAGAATTCGGAGGACTCGGCTCTCCTTTTAGCAATGCCAATAACTCCAATGTGAGTACCCAGACTATGTCTGACCTGATGACCAATAGTGAGTTACAGCCTGAATTCATCACCGAGTTTGAAGTAGGTTCGGAGATACGGTTATGGCAGAGTCTGGTGACCTTGGATGTTACTTATTATAACAAGAAAAGTACCTCCCAGATTTTTGTGGTGAATGCAGCCCCGTCATCAGGTTACCTTACCCGGATAATCAACTTGGGAGAAACATCGAACAAAGGTGTGGAAATAGGGCTATCCGCAAGTCCATTGATGTCTGACAATGGTTTGAACTGGAACATAAATGCCAATTTTACCAGAAACAGGAACAAGGTTGAGGATATTGGTGATTTTGCCCAATTGACCTATGGTGGGAATGTCCACATCGCAGGAATGCCCTATGGGATGATCTACGGAACGGGCTATGCCAGGGACCAAGACGGGGAAATACTGGTCAACCCCCAAACAGCAAAGCCTATTGCTTCTGCGAGCAGCATTCCTATCGGTGATCCCAATCCTGATTTTATGCTAGGGTTTAGCAATTCTCTTTCATGGAGGGGGATCAACTTCAATTTCCTGTTCGACTGGAAGCAAGGGGGAGACATCCTGTCAACGACTATCGGACAGATGTATGCAAGGGGAATGATCAAGGATTCAGAAGATCGGCCCCATATGATTCATCAAGGAGTGATGGGAGATGTGAATACAAGGACCCCACTGTTGGATGAGAATGGAAACACCATTCCCAATAATACTGCTATCAGTTATAACGAGTACTTTTTTAGCTCAGGTTTTGGTCCGGGGGGGCTGGATGCGGCCAATGTTTTTGATGCCACGGTCATTCGTTTAAGAGAGGTCTCGTTAGGCTATGAATTTCCAAAAAGTCTTTTGGCTAGTACTCCTTTTGGAAGTGTAAATATTTCTTTGAGCGGCAGGAACCTATGGTATTTGGCACCAAACACGCCCGAAGCGATGAACTATGACCCTGAATTAAGTACCTCTTCCTCAAATAACATGGGATATGACCAATTGGGGGTGCCTCCTACAAAAAGGTATGGTGTCAACTTAAGCGTAAGTTTCTAATCATAAAAATAAGATGATGAACTACTTTAAATTTATTAAAACAACCATAAGCATTGGAACTTTCATTTTGGGATTGTCCTCATGTGAAGAGTTTATTGATATCAATGCTGATCCCAGCAATCCGACCGTTCCGGAAACGAATCTGCTCCTGCCGGCAACACAACTGGCTATAGTTGGGAATTTTGACGGGGTGAACCGGGGCGCATCAGCGGTGGCCCAGCATCGGGCATCGGGAAGCTTGAATCGATACAACCAAACCGGTGCCACCTTCGAGAGCTCTTGGATTGGTTTTTACACTGAGGCCATTCCAGACCTTGAAACGATCATCCTTCAGGGCAGCGTAGAAGAAAATTGGGGGTATGTGGCCATTGCGAAACTCCAAAAAGCCTTTTTGTTTAGTGTAATCGTGGACTTATGGGGAAATGCACCCTATTTCCAAGTGGCAACGGAACCTGACCCGGTCTTTGATGATGGTGCAATTATCTATGAGGACTTAATGACCTTGGTGGATGAAGCCATGGTAGATATGGAAAGGGACTTTAATGTGCTGAGTTCTTCGGACCTGTTTTATCAGGGCGATAGGGGGAAATGGGTGAAAATGGCCAATTCCCTAAAACTTAAATTGTTACTTCAGACCAGGAATGTCGACCCTGCGGCTTCGCGTGCGGGCATACTTGAACTGCTGGAAAATGGAGAGTTCATTAACGATAATGAAGACGATTTCACCTTTTTGTATGGAAGCAATACCGCTCCGAATTCCAGGCATCCATGGTATGCAAATGGATATTCTACTAGCAGGGATGGGTATATGAGCATGGTGGTAGTGGACAGGTTAAAGGAACAGGACGATCCTCGCCTGCGATATTATATCTTTCGGATTGACGAAAATGCAGGTTTGGCCAATTCACAAGTGGGAGAAGGGTATTATGGTAGATATCCTGGTGATGGCACCTCCTCACCGGCAGATTTGACCACAAGGGCCATTACCGGTCTTTATCCGGCAGCTGGCCTGTACGATAATGGAGTGATACCCTCCTTGACGGAGGACAATATCTACCTCAATAATATTGGGGCGGTAGAAGGGGCCTCCTCCAATTCATTTATCAATGCACTGTTTGTAAACGGTGATGGTACCGGAGCAGGTGTCCAACCCTTTATTACCAACTGTATGGTGAAATTTTATAGGGCTGAGGCAGCACTCACACTTGATACCGGTGAGGATGCCGGTGAGTTGCTTCGTCAAGCAGTTGAGAGCCATTTTGAGACCATTAACGAAATGTCGACATCGTTTCCTGTTTCCCCAGAGTCTGTACAAGGATTTATTGACAGGTTATTGGAAGAGTTTGACGCTGCCGATGATCAAGGGAAAATGGAGATTTTAATGATGCAAAAATGGATTGCCATGTATGGTAACGGTGTCGAGTCATATAATGACTATAGAAGGACGGGACTGCCCGAACTGGAACCGTTAATGGCCCCATTAGATGTTTTTCCAGAGCGGTATTTCTATGCAGAAACAGAAATGACTTCAAACCAGACGGTGCTTGGTGACAGGGAACAGATCCAACGAAATCAACAGATTACACCGGTGTTTTGGAAGGAATGATGAATTGATGTTTGTACAACTAATTTAAAGAAAATGAACTATTTAAAACATATAAAGGCGTTGCCATTACTGTTATGTTTATCGGCATGTACTTCTGTGGACTATGACTGGGAAAAGTTTAAATTGGCTGGAACCCCTAGGGTCACCCTAGACACGGAGGCTTCGGCATTGCCTACCTTCCAAACCGCCAAGGTGTCGTTTTTCGATATGTCCCAGCCCAATTATGCGTCCGATCAACAATTTGAATGGAGTTTGGACTACTATGATCAAGAAGGCAGGGTAGAGGTCACGGAAATCCAAGTTTATTTAGGGTTTTACAAAGCCGAATCCACGGTTCCAGCTTATCCGATTGTCCTTTCACATGCCGAGGTGAACCCTACCGAAAGCCAATTTCCCCTGCCGAGTATAATAGAAGAAGGAGATATGCTTTTTGACCAGGTGACCGAATTTCCAAAATCCTACAGCTTTACGGCCTCAGAACTTGCCGATCTGGTAGGTATGGACCTGTCGGAGATCGGTGAAAATGATTATTTCCTCTTCAAGTTTACACTGACCATGAGCGATGGGACTACTATTGTTACTTATAATTATAAGGATTGTGACGAAGCAAGAGGAGAGCGGTGTGACTGTAGGGTGGGGGCAAGGTTTAAGAATGCTCCTGAACAGTAATAAGTGCCTATTAGCCAAAAAAACATTGAAATACACTACAACCATAAAGCTATGAAAAAAACAATGATATTAGCGATTTTCCTTCTTTCTTGGAGTTTAGCCAAGCCGGCCATGGCCGATATTACGAAGGAAAAGGCCATAAAGACAGATACCGCCTACTTTAGTACGCTGAAATTTAGAAATGTCGGTCCCACAAGAGGAGGAAGAGTGACTACTGTCGCTGGAGTGGAAGAAAAGCCGGGTACCTTTTATATGGGTAGTACCGGTGGTGGGGTATGGAAGACTGATGATTATGGGGTCACTTACCATAATCTTAGCGATGGATATTTTTCCTCACCTTCTATAGGAGCTATTGCCATCTACCAAAAAAATCCCAAAATTATCTATGTGGGAACAGGATCTGATGGTCTGAGATCCAATGTGATCGCTGGGAAAGGAGTTTATAAAAGTAATGATGGTGGAAAAAGTTGGGAGCATATTGGCTTGCCCAATGCAGGGTTGATAGGGGCTGTTGAAGTGCACCCAGATAATCCCGAAATTGCCTTTGTGGCCGCTATTGGCCAACCATTCCAGCCCAACGAAGACAGAGGTGTTTATAAAACCGTAGATGGGGGAAAAAATTGGGACAAGGTTCTATTCCACTCCGATACAGTCGGGGCTGTCGATCTGGAGTTTGCACCTGATAATTCTGATATTGTCTATACGGCATTATGGAGGGCCGAACGAAAACCGTGGACTGTAATCAGTGGAGCAGACGGTGTTGGCGGTGTATACAAATCAACGGACGGTGGAAAAACTTGGGAGAAAAAGACCTCGGGATTACCTACTGGGTTAATTGGTAAAATTGACCTGGCAGTATCGAAGGCAGACCCCAACAGACTTTATGCCCTAGTGGAAGCACCTGGTGAAGAGGGGGGACTATATCGCTCCAATGATCGGGGCGAGAGTTTCGAGTTTGTCAGCAATAAGGATGGTCTTCTCGACCGCCCATTCTATTACACCAATATCGAATCCAATCCAAAGAATGCCGACGTAGTGTTTTCCATGTCCACCCGGTTTTATAAATCAGCTGATGGAGGGAAGAACTGGAAAATGATGAGAACGCCCCATGGGGACAACCATGACATCTGGATACATCCACAGGACACTTCTTTGTTTATCCAGGCAAATGATGGAGGAGTAAATGTGACCACAAATGGTGGCAAAACCTGGTCTTCCCAGCACAATCAGTCCACTGCAGAGCTATATCAAGTGGAAGTGGATGACCAATACCCGTATTGGCTTTACGCAGGCCAACAGGATAATACCACCATAGCTGTACCAAGTGTCCCCCCTTACAGCGCACCCGCCGGGCCACAAGGGTATTGGTTGAGTGTAGGTGGATGTGAAACAGGGCCAGCCGTTCCCAAGCCAGGAGATCCAAATATTGTGTTTTCCAATTGCAAGGGTAGGTTTGGCGTATACGATAAACGGACCGGTCAAGAGCAACAGTTCTATGTTGGCGCTACCAATATTTATGGACATAGCCCGGATGACCTTACCTATCGTTTCCAACGGGTCTCTCCGGTACATGTCTCTCCCCATGATCCCAATACTGTTTACCATACTTCCCAGTATGTCCACCGTACCAAGGACAACGGGATCACATGGGAACAGATCAGCCCGGATTTGACTGCAAATGAACCGGACAAACAGGTTATTTCTGGAAGCCCAATAACCAGGGATGTTACTGGTGAAGAATACTATAGTACGATTTATGAAATCAATGAATCGCCCCTAGAAAAAGGTGTGATTTGGGTGGGAGCCAATGATGGACCGATACATGTAACACGAAATGATGGGAAAGACTGGAAAAACGTTACGCCAGAAGGACTTCCGGAAGGAGGAAGGGTGGACTGCATTGACCCAAGTCCTCATCAGCCCGGAAAGGCATATGCGTCCATTTTAAGGTACCAACTTGGGGATTGGCATCCCTATATATTCAAAACAGAGGACTATGGTGAAAGCTGGGCCCTGATTACCAATGGCGAGAACGGTATTCCCCAAGATTTCCCCACAAGAACCGTTAGGGAAGATCCTGATCAAGAAGGTGTCCTGTATGCAGGTACGGAATATGGATTGTTCCTGTCACTAAATGATGGTAAGGACTGGCAGCCGTTTCAACAAAACCTTCCGATCACCCCAATAACTGATATAAAGGTGTTTAGGAAAGACTTAATTCTCTCCACTATGGGAAGGGGATTTTGGATCATGGATAATATTTCCCCTGTCCATCAAATTGCCGAAGCCAAAAATACCGATGGCCCTTTTCTTTACCAACCCAAGGATAGCTATCGGTTTCATTACCGAGCCAATGGAGAAGAAAGTACCCCTCATTATCCGGACGCTGGCCTAGCATTGGACTATTTTCTTCCAGAAGGAATTAATGGAAAAGTAGGGATAGAAATTGTCGATGGATCAGGTGAGGTAGTAAGGAGTTTTACCAGCAAAGAGGAGGGCACCGAAAAGGAAGAATCCGATATGTCCACTAACTTTTACTTTAGGGATGTTCGTTCTGAAGTAGGTGCTGAACCGGGCCTTCACAGGTTTCAATGGGATTTGAAGTACCCCGGGCCATGGGATGAAGATTCAAGTAGGGCCTTCCAAAGAGGACCAATGGTCGCTCCAGGGAAGTATCAGGCCCGGTTGACCGTTAATGGGAAAACCATTAGCCAATCTTTTGAAGTGATGGCTGACCCCAGGCTAGAAGATGTTTCGCAAATGGACATGGAAGCCCAAGTGGCTTTGGTGAAACGGATTGTTGAACTCGAATCAGCGGTGAAAAAGGTAGCTGCAAAATTAAAAGAACGAAAAAATACACTTTCAAACGATAATAGCAGGAAAGCCGAAAAGGAACTGGAAAAGTTGGATTGGGTAGAGAGCCAGTTGGAGACCGCAGAAGGTACTTACAGGCAGCCGATGTTGATTGCCCAACTGGGATACTTAAGATCTATGTTGGAACGCGCTGATCAGCGACCAGGAAAAGATGCCTATGATCGATACGAGGAATTGAGTGGAGAGTGGGAAAAAATCTCCTCTGATCTTGATGAAGTGAATATCAATGAAGCTGAATTGGGAGGTATGGCCAAGGATTAACCGTTAATTCAACCTTTTATTTTAACCTTTATATGTTTTGAGGTTCCCCAATTTCGGTTGTGGGAACCTTTTTTAATCCATCGATGAACATAGAAATAATGTTATGCTGTATCTGTTAAAATCGGGAAAGATCGTAAATACCTTAAGAAACTACAGGAAATACCACAGGTGGATAGGGGTGTTTTTATCCATGTTCATTTTGATCAGTTCACTGACAGGGATATTACTCTCTTGGAAAAAACAAAGCGACCTGATACAGCCACCTACACAATTGGTGAAGCAAGAAACCAATGAACCTTGGCTTGCTATTGAGGAAATGGAAATGATAGCAAGTCGAGCCCTGAAAAAGCACCAACCTGAAATCCAAAACAAGATAGATAGGATAGATATCCGTCCGGGTAAAGGGGTCGCAAAGGTACTCTTTGAGCAAGGATATTGGGAGGTTCAACTCGACGGTTATAATGGAGGGGTGCTATCGGTAGAGAGGCGGTATTCGGACCTTATAGAACAGTTGCATGATGGATCTTTTTTTGGTGAGAATTTTAAGCTTTTGGCCATGAATGTCCTGGGGACAGGACTGGTGGTTATGGTAATAACAGGCCTGGTATTATGGTATTGTCCAAAAATAGTCCGTAAACGGAAGAAACATCCTTTTCGGTAATAATCGGCCACTTGTTAAAGATGGAAATTTAAAGCTACAAGGAAATTTCGGCCCGGTCCTGATATTCCTGCGCTATAAGGACGGTAACGCTGATCGGTTATGTTTTCAAGGCCTATGGTAAGGAGTAGATTTTTGCTCACGGCGTAGGTTCCTTTTAGGTTTATCGTATACCAAGATGGGCTATAGTTGTTCCCATTTTCATCCTTGGCATAAATTTCATCTTTTGTCTGCTCCCCAATGGCAAGGTCCTCAAAGTTCCGTTGTCCTTGGTATATCGCCATCAATTCTATGTTGACTTTGTTATGGCCGTAACTAATTGCCGACCTTCCAAAGAAGGGAGGCGCATGTCGGGATGGGCTGACATTTCCTTCGTCGAGTTCTTCTGTCCCCCGTTGATGATTCAGTCGAGTGGAGACGTTTAAGTGAAGGGGAAGTTCCACGTCCATAGAAAGTTGAAAACCATATACCTTGGCAAAGGCAGCGTTTTGAATGGCCTGCACCTTGCTCATTGTGCCATCATAAAGGATACTATCTTGCCCATCCAGTTGGTAATCCCTTCTGACCATAGCGTTTTCCAAAAGCGTATAATAAACCGCTGCATCGAACTTTATGGCTTCGCCTATCTGGGTGGTTGTTCCAATCTCGAGGTTATAGGCATATTCGGACCTAAGCGATGGGTTTGGCACCACTACTGCACCAGGTTCCGAGTCGAAAACCTTTCCCATATCATCCACGTTCGGTGACCGGAAAGCTGTTGCTAAATTGGTCCTGAAACTGGTGTGTTTACCAGAAGCATAGACCAGGCCTATGTTACCGGTGAGTGCTCCATGGTCTATTGTGGCAGACTTGAAGGGGAAATTATAAAAGGTAGTATCAAATGCGGCGGTAAGCAGGTAACGATTATAACGTATGCCGCCCTGCATGGTAATGGCTTGTCCTATAGGGTGTTCGGTGCTGACAAAGGCAGCAATGGAATGCCAGTCCGATTTTGGATAACGTGAAGCCCCAAGAATCGAGCTACCTGTTTCTATATCCTGGTCGAACCCTTGGGAATTTACATGGTCATATACATGTTCCACTCCATAATAAAGTGCCCCGTTGTTATTGAGGTATTTAGAAAAATCGAGGTTAAGTGAATAGGCGTCTACGCGCTCCCTCCTTATTTCACGTGTAATATTGTTCAATGACCTGCTAATTCGACTTTCCCCAAACCGTTGATGGGCAAGTCGGATGCTTATCTTATCATAGAGTTTTTTCGGGCTAATGTGATTTGCTTCCAAATGGTTCATGATCCATTTTTGGGGACCATAGTTCCATTCACCATATCTGGGAAGTCCATCTCGCATTCTGTTATGGCGGTCGTATCTACCATACTGGGAGGTGTTGGAGTAGTGAAAACCATACTGTAAATCCCAATTATTGCCAGGGCTATATCGTACTTTCTGCATGATATTTATTTGAGAGTACCCTGATGGTAGTTGCATTAAGGGATCATCCTGCTGAACGACGCTGTCCTTTCCATTGATCCGTGCCACATAAAAAGGTTTTAAATAATCTTCTGGCCCCTTACTGCCTTGTTTGAGATCATCATAATCAGACACAGTCAAGCTGGTTGCTGTTGCCCATTTTTGGCCTGAAAAGGTTATATCTATATGTCCTGTCCGTTCATTGTTAGCTGATGAATGCCTGAGGGTGGAGTTTACATGCCAAGCGTTTTTTTTATCATCGTGATAGGTGGGCGTCAGTGTGGTGAAGTTCATGACACCACCTATAGCATCACTTCCATAGATGATTGACCGGGGACCGAAGAGTACTTCTGTACTTTCAATTGCGAACGCATCCAAGGAAATGACGTTCTGTAAATTGCCGCTCCTGAAAATTGCATTGTTCATGCGCACACCGTCAATTGAGTATAATAGCCTGTTGGTAGAGAATCCCCGGATCATCGGACTTCCTCCGCCCAACTGGCTTTTTTGGATAAAGACTTCTCCAGTTGTGGCCAAGTGGTCAGCAGCAGTTTGGGGTTGATGAA
Coding sequences within it:
- a CDS encoding SusD/RagB family nutrient-binding outer membrane lipoprotein — translated: MMNYFKFIKTTISIGTFILGLSSCEEFIDINADPSNPTVPETNLLLPATQLAIVGNFDGVNRGASAVAQHRASGSLNRYNQTGATFESSWIGFYTEAIPDLETIILQGSVEENWGYVAIAKLQKAFLFSVIVDLWGNAPYFQVATEPDPVFDDGAIIYEDLMTLVDEAMVDMERDFNVLSSSDLFYQGDRGKWVKMANSLKLKLLLQTRNVDPAASRAGILELLENGEFINDNEDDFTFLYGSNTAPNSRHPWYANGYSTSRDGYMSMVVVDRLKEQDDPRLRYYIFRIDENAGLANSQVGEGYYGRYPGDGTSSPADLTTRAITGLYPAAGLYDNGVIPSLTEDNIYLNNIGAVEGASSNSFINALFVNGDGTGAGVQPFITNCMVKFYRAEAALTLDTGEDAGELLRQAVESHFETINEMSTSFPVSPESVQGFIDRLLEEFDAADDQGKMEILMMQKWIAMYGNGVESYNDYRRTGLPELEPLMAPLDVFPERYFYAETEMTSNQTVLGDREQIQRNQQITPVFWKE
- a CDS encoding WD40/YVTN/BNR-like repeat-containing protein, with amino-acid sequence MKKTMILAIFLLSWSLAKPAMADITKEKAIKTDTAYFSTLKFRNVGPTRGGRVTTVAGVEEKPGTFYMGSTGGGVWKTDDYGVTYHNLSDGYFSSPSIGAIAIYQKNPKIIYVGTGSDGLRSNVIAGKGVYKSNDGGKSWEHIGLPNAGLIGAVEVHPDNPEIAFVAAIGQPFQPNEDRGVYKTVDGGKNWDKVLFHSDTVGAVDLEFAPDNSDIVYTALWRAERKPWTVISGADGVGGVYKSTDGGKTWEKKTSGLPTGLIGKIDLAVSKADPNRLYALVEAPGEEGGLYRSNDRGESFEFVSNKDGLLDRPFYYTNIESNPKNADVVFSMSTRFYKSADGGKNWKMMRTPHGDNHDIWIHPQDTSLFIQANDGGVNVTTNGGKTWSSQHNQSTAELYQVEVDDQYPYWLYAGQQDNTTIAVPSVPPYSAPAGPQGYWLSVGGCETGPAVPKPGDPNIVFSNCKGRFGVYDKRTGQEQQFYVGATNIYGHSPDDLTYRFQRVSPVHVSPHDPNTVYHTSQYVHRTKDNGITWEQISPDLTANEPDKQVISGSPITRDVTGEEYYSTIYEINESPLEKGVIWVGANDGPIHVTRNDGKDWKNVTPEGLPEGGRVDCIDPSPHQPGKAYASILRYQLGDWHPYIFKTEDYGESWALITNGENGIPQDFPTRTVREDPDQEGVLYAGTEYGLFLSLNDGKDWQPFQQNLPITPITDIKVFRKDLILSTMGRGFWIMDNISPVHQIAEAKNTDGPFLYQPKDSYRFHYRANGEESTPHYPDAGLALDYFLPEGINGKVGIEIVDGSGEVVRSFTSKEEGTEKEESDMSTNFYFRDVRSEVGAEPGLHRFQWDLKYPGPWDEDSSRAFQRGPMVAPGKYQARLTVNGKTISQSFEVMADPRLEDVSQMDMEAQVALVKRIVELESAVKKVAAKLKERKNTLSNDNSRKAEKELEKLDWVESQLETAEGTYRQPMLIAQLGYLRSMLERADQRPGKDAYDRYEELSGEWEKISSDLDEVNINEAELGGMAKD
- a CDS encoding PepSY-associated TM helix domain-containing protein, which translates into the protein MLYLLKSGKIVNTLRNYRKYHRWIGVFLSMFILISSLTGILLSWKKQSDLIQPPTQLVKQETNEPWLAIEEMEMIASRALKKHQPEIQNKIDRIDIRPGKGVAKVLFEQGYWEVQLDGYNGGVLSVERRYSDLIEQLHDGSFFGENFKLLAMNVLGTGLVVMVITGLVLWYCPKIVRKRKKHPFR
- a CDS encoding TonB-dependent receptor plug domain-containing protein, which encodes MNVSTGNPIENALIISSATFKEGLTNTFGRAQLPFSSKSQYIIVRATGFSPQKLSIDQLRSINFIVRLEPSDVELVEVVVSGSKWTQLSDNIPFKVTSLSQEDMLFHQPQTAADHLATTGEVFIQKSQLGGGSPMIRGFSTNRLLYSIDGVRMNNAIFRSGNLQNVISLDAFAIESTEVLFGPRSIIYGSDAIGGVMNFTTLTPTYHDDKKNAWHVNSTLRHSSANNERTGHIDITFSGQKWATATSLTVSDYDDLKQGSKGPEDYLKPFYVARINGKDSVVQQDDPLMQLPSGYSQINIMQKVRYSPGNNWDLQYGFHYSNTSQYGRYDRHNRMRDGLPRYGEWNYGPQKWIMNHLEANHISPKKLYDKISIRLAHQRFGESRISRSLNNITREIRRERVDAYSLNLDFSKYLNNNGALYYGVEHVYDHVNSQGFDQDIETGSSILGASRYPKSDWHSIAAFVSTEHPIGQAITMQGGIRYNRYLLTAAFDTTFYNFPFKSATIDHGALTGNIGLVYASGKHTSFRTNLATAFRSPNVDDMGKVFDSEPGAVVVPNPSLRSEYAYNLEIGTTTQIGEAIKFDAAVYYTLLENAMVRRDYQLDGQDSILYDGTMSKVQAIQNAAFAKVYGFQLSMDVELPLHLNVSTRLNHQRGTEELDEGNVSPSRHAPPFFGRSAISYGHNKVNIELMAIYQGQRNFEDLAIGEQTKDEIYAKDENGNNYSPSWYTINLKGTYAVSKNLLLTIGLENITDQRYRPYSAGISGPGRNFLVALNFHL